The Zootoca vivipara chromosome 4, rZooViv1.1, whole genome shotgun sequence genome has a segment encoding these proteins:
- the CLDN14 gene encoding claudin-14 yields MASMAIQLLGFFLSLLGLAGTITATILPHWWRTAHVGTNIITAVAYMKGLWMECVWHSTGIYQCQLHHSPLALPRDLQAARAMMVISCVLSTLACVVAIFGMECTRCVKGSSAKNVFAVLGGVLFILAGLVCLVPVSWSTNDVVTDFYNPMLPNGMKYEIGQALYLGFVCASLSIIGGTILCVSCQRPGNELTYRSQPRSTRAAPAYRPPVAYKGNHTSSLTSASHSGYRLNDYV; encoded by the coding sequence ATGGCCAGCATGGCTATTCAGTTACTGGGCTTCTTCCTGAGTCTTCTCGGTCTTGCTGGGACAATAACTGCGACCATCCTGCCTCACTGGTGGAGAACGGCCCACGTGGGGACCAACATCATCACGGCTGTAGCGTACATGAAGGGGCTCTGGATGGAATGCGTTTGGCACAGCACTGGCATCTATCAGTGCCAGCTTCACCACTCTCCGCTGGCTTTGCCTCGTGACCTCCAAGCAGCCCGTGCCATGATGGTGATTTCCTGTGTTCTTTCCACCTTGGCCTGCGTGGTTGCTATTTTTGGCATGGAGTGCACCCGCTGCGTCAAAGGGTCCTCTGCCAAAAACGTGTTTGCTGTCTTGGGCGGAGTCCTTTTCATACTGGCGGGGCTGGTGTGCCTCGTCCCTGTTTCTTGGTCAACCAATGATGTGGTAACTGATTTCTACAACCCAATGCTGCCCAATGGGATGAAGTATGAGATTGGGCAAGCCCTTTACCTTGGCTTTGTTTGTGCTTCGTTGAGTATCATTGGTGGAACTATCCTCTGTGTTTCATGTCAACGTCCTGGGAACGAATTAACCTACCGATCGCAGCCGAGGAGTACAAGGGCAGCTCCAGCCTACAGACCCCCAGTGGCCTACAAGGGAAACCACACCTCATCActaacttctgcttctcacagTGGTTACAGGTTAAATGACTATGTGTAA